Proteins encoded by one window of Kribbella flavida DSM 17836:
- a CDS encoding glycine--tRNA ligase — protein MQDALLALTKYWTDRGCMVVQPFNTEVGAGTLNPATILRVLGPEPWRVAYVEPSVRPDDSRYGENPNRLQTHTQFQVVLKPDPGNPQELFLASLEALGIDIHAHDVRFVEDNWANPATGSWGLGWEVWLDGLEITQFTYFQQAGGMTLDPVSVEITYGIERIMMALQGVSHFKDIAYAPGISYGEAFGQAEYEMSRYYLDDADVESQKRLFEEYAAEARRMLDARLPVPAHVYVLRCSHTFNVLDARGAVSTTERAKAFGRMRTLAREVAQLWAERRTELEHPLGVAEVPAAAPVPTEFPKVSGTRQLLFEIGTEEMPPSEVTKTADAVRTALTEKLAATRLGHGTVTTYATPRRVVAFVTEVQAVEPDAERVVRGPRKSAAFDAEGNVTKAAAGFARGQGVGTDQLHDLDVDGVEYVAVTKPDPGRGAAEVLSGVLSEIVSGLRSDKNMRWNDAKLSFTRPVRWLVALLGDQVVPVAASTLAAGRTTRVHRTAAQPTVEIAAAEGYLDLLRIHGIEADPARRREQIVTAAQELAKAAGGSVDVEGESALIDQIVNLVEEPTAILGSFSADYLDLPAEILTTVMRKHQRYLPVRDADGTLLPHFVAVANGSVDEDTVRTGNEGVLRARYEDAAFFWRADLQTTPETMKGELDKLAFEQRLGSMAQRAGRIGRIAESLAGTVGLAGDDLTTLRRAAELAKFDLGSQMVVELTSLAGTMAREYARRAGETEAVAQALYDMELPRSAGDPVPSTTPGALLALADRFDLLAGLFAIGAKPTGSSDPFALRRAAAGVVAILREHPELRAITLPVGLAAAADQIGAQGIEVPAESLAEVSEFSVRRYEQQLIDRGDDHHQVAAVLPLAEAPATADETLAELRRQVETEGFAELVAVLQRVRRIVPADTDPQYDPSKLTEPAEVVLHEAVQKVSPAPTTLAEFVPAAAVLVEPVTTFFEEILVMAEDSDVRAARLGLLATIRDLAAPILDWQALGTSLTS, from the coding sequence ATGCAGGACGCGCTGCTCGCGCTGACGAAGTACTGGACCGACCGGGGCTGCATGGTGGTGCAGCCGTTCAACACCGAGGTGGGGGCCGGCACGCTGAACCCGGCGACCATCCTGCGGGTGCTGGGTCCCGAGCCGTGGCGGGTCGCGTACGTCGAGCCGAGCGTTCGCCCCGACGACAGCCGCTACGGCGAGAACCCGAACCGGCTGCAGACGCACACCCAGTTCCAGGTGGTGCTCAAGCCGGACCCGGGCAACCCGCAGGAGCTGTTCCTGGCCAGCCTGGAAGCGCTCGGCATCGACATCCACGCGCACGACGTGCGGTTCGTCGAGGACAACTGGGCCAACCCGGCGACCGGGTCCTGGGGCCTGGGCTGGGAGGTCTGGCTGGACGGGCTGGAGATCACCCAGTTCACCTACTTCCAGCAGGCCGGCGGCATGACGCTGGACCCGGTGTCGGTGGAGATCACCTACGGCATCGAACGGATCATGATGGCGCTGCAGGGCGTCTCGCACTTCAAGGACATCGCCTACGCCCCGGGCATCTCGTACGGCGAGGCGTTCGGCCAGGCGGAGTACGAGATGAGCCGCTACTACCTGGACGACGCCGACGTGGAGAGCCAGAAGCGGCTCTTCGAGGAGTACGCGGCCGAGGCCCGGCGGATGCTCGACGCCCGCCTGCCGGTTCCGGCGCACGTGTACGTGCTGCGCTGCTCGCACACCTTCAACGTGCTCGATGCCCGCGGCGCGGTCAGCACGACCGAGCGCGCAAAGGCATTCGGCCGGATGCGCACGCTGGCCCGCGAGGTCGCCCAGCTCTGGGCCGAGCGGCGGACCGAGCTGGAGCACCCGCTCGGAGTCGCGGAGGTGCCGGCCGCGGCGCCGGTGCCGACCGAGTTCCCGAAGGTGAGCGGCACCCGGCAGCTGCTGTTCGAGATCGGCACCGAGGAGATGCCGCCGTCGGAGGTCACCAAGACCGCAGACGCGGTGCGTACGGCGCTGACCGAGAAGCTCGCCGCGACCCGGCTCGGCCACGGCACGGTCACGACGTACGCGACGCCGCGCCGGGTGGTCGCGTTCGTCACCGAGGTGCAGGCGGTCGAGCCGGACGCCGAGCGAGTCGTCCGCGGGCCGCGCAAGTCGGCCGCGTTCGATGCCGAGGGCAACGTCACGAAGGCGGCCGCCGGGTTCGCCCGTGGTCAGGGCGTCGGCACCGACCAGCTGCACGACCTGGACGTGGACGGCGTCGAGTACGTCGCGGTGACCAAGCCGGACCCGGGTCGCGGCGCCGCCGAGGTGCTCAGCGGGGTGCTGAGCGAGATCGTCAGCGGCCTGCGCTCGGACAAGAACATGCGCTGGAACGACGCGAAGCTGTCCTTCACCCGGCCGGTCCGCTGGCTGGTCGCGCTGCTCGGTGACCAGGTCGTGCCGGTCGCCGCGTCGACGCTGGCCGCCGGCCGGACCACCCGGGTGCACCGGACCGCGGCCCAGCCGACGGTGGAGATCGCCGCCGCCGAGGGCTATCTCGACCTGCTCCGGATCCACGGCATCGAGGCCGACCCGGCCCGCCGCCGCGAGCAGATCGTCACCGCCGCGCAGGAGCTGGCGAAGGCCGCCGGCGGCAGCGTCGACGTCGAGGGCGAGTCGGCGCTGATCGACCAGATCGTCAACCTGGTCGAGGAGCCGACCGCGATCCTCGGCAGCTTCTCCGCCGACTACCTGGACCTGCCGGCCGAGATCCTCACCACGGTGATGCGCAAGCACCAGCGGTACCTGCCGGTCCGCGACGCCGACGGCACGCTGCTGCCGCACTTCGTTGCCGTGGCCAACGGTTCGGTCGACGAGGACACCGTCCGGACCGGCAACGAGGGTGTGCTGCGGGCCCGGTACGAGGACGCCGCGTTCTTCTGGCGTGCAGACCTGCAGACCACGCCGGAGACGATGAAGGGCGAGCTGGACAAGCTGGCCTTCGAGCAGCGGCTCGGTTCGATGGCGCAGCGGGCCGGCCGGATCGGGCGGATCGCGGAGTCGCTGGCCGGCACCGTCGGGCTGGCCGGCGACGACCTGACGACGCTGCGGCGGGCCGCCGAGCTGGCGAAGTTCGACCTCGGGTCGCAGATGGTGGTGGAGCTGACCAGCCTGGCCGGCACGATGGCTCGGGAGTACGCGCGCCGTGCCGGTGAGACGGAGGCGGTCGCGCAGGCGCTGTACGACATGGAGCTGCCGCGGTCGGCCGGTGACCCGGTGCCGTCGACGACGCCGGGCGCCCTGCTGGCGCTGGCGGACCGCTTCGACCTGCTGGCCGGGCTGTTCGCGATCGGTGCCAAGCCGACCGGCAGCTCGGACCCGTTCGCGCTGCGCCGGGCCGCGGCCGGCGTCGTCGCGATCCTGCGCGAGCACCCGGAGCTGCGGGCGATCACCCTGCCCGTCGGGCTCGCCGCGGCCGCCGACCAGATCGGTGCCCAGGGCATCGAGGTGCCGGCCGAGTCGCTGGCCGAGGTGTCGGAGTTCTCCGTCCGCCGGTACGAGCAGCAGCTGATCGACCGGGGCGACGACCACCACCAGGTCGCCGCCGTCCTGCCGCTGGCCGAGGCGCCGGCGACGGCCGACGAGACGCTCGCCGAGCTCCGGCGTCAGGTCGAGACCGAGGGATTCGCCGAGCTGGTCGCCGTGCTGCAGCGGGTCCGCCGGATCGTGCCGGCCGACACCGACCCGCAGTACGACCCGAGCAAGCTGACCGAGCCGGCCGAGGTCGTGCTGCACGAGGCCGTGCAGAAGGTCAGCCCGGCGCCGACGACGCTCGCCGAGTTCGTGCCGGCGGCGGCGGTGCTGGTCGAGCCGGTCACCACGTTCTTCGAGGAGATCCTGGTGATGGCCGAGGACTCCGACGTGCGCGCCGCCCGCCTCGGCCTGCTCGCCACCATCCGCGACCTCGCCGCCCCGATCCTCGACTGGCAAGCCCTCGGTACCAGCCTGACCTCCTGA
- a CDS encoding superoxide dismutase has protein sequence MTTYTLPDLTYDYGALAPHIAGEIMELHHSKHHATYVKALNDTLEKLAGARESGDFGAIVGLEKTLAFNLGGHVNHSIFWKNLSPEGGDKPTGELAAAIDEAFGSFDAFQAHFTAAATTIQGSGWAILGWDALQGQLLIHQLYDQQGNLPAGQIPLVMLDMWEHAFYLQYKNVKPDYVKAWWNVVNWADAQARFDAARANAGGLITVA, from the coding sequence TTGACCACGTACACGCTTCCCGACCTCACCTACGACTACGGCGCACTGGCCCCGCACATCGCCGGCGAGATCATGGAGCTGCACCACTCCAAGCACCACGCCACCTACGTGAAGGCGCTCAACGACACGCTCGAGAAGCTGGCCGGGGCCCGCGAGAGCGGCGACTTCGGCGCGATCGTCGGGCTGGAGAAGACCCTCGCGTTCAACCTCGGCGGGCACGTCAACCACTCGATCTTCTGGAAGAACCTGTCGCCGGAGGGCGGCGACAAGCCGACCGGCGAGCTGGCGGCCGCGATCGACGAGGCGTTCGGCTCGTTCGACGCCTTCCAGGCGCACTTCACCGCGGCGGCGACCACCATCCAGGGGTCCGGCTGGGCCATTCTCGGCTGGGACGCGCTGCAGGGTCAGCTGCTGATCCACCAGCTGTACGACCAGCAGGGCAACCTGCCGGCCGGACAGATCCCGCTGGTGATGCTGGACATGTGGGAGCACGCTTTCTACCTGCAGTACAAGAACGTCAAGCCGGACTACGTCAAGGCGTGGTGGAACGTGGTGAACTGGGCCGACGCCCAGGCCCGCTTCGACGCGGCCCGCGCCAACGCCGGCGGCCTGATCACCGTCGCCTGA
- a CDS encoding YdeI/OmpD-associated family protein, which produces MKFRTLLEGTTKVGFEVPAEIVEALGQGKRPAVRVTIGGYTYRNTVAVMGGRYLVGVSAEHRAAAGVAGGDEVEVELELDTAPRQVAVPADFAAALDARPEARQFFDGLSYSQRRWFVLGIEEAKKPETRRARIEKAVDRLASGRGQR; this is translated from the coding sequence ATGAAGTTCCGTACCTTGCTGGAAGGGACCACGAAGGTCGGCTTCGAGGTGCCGGCGGAGATCGTCGAGGCGCTCGGCCAGGGAAAGCGGCCGGCCGTGCGGGTCACGATCGGCGGGTACACCTACCGCAACACCGTCGCGGTGATGGGCGGAAGGTACCTGGTCGGCGTGAGCGCGGAGCACCGCGCGGCGGCCGGAGTGGCCGGCGGCGACGAGGTGGAGGTCGAGCTCGAGCTGGACACCGCGCCGCGGCAGGTCGCCGTCCCGGCGGACTTCGCCGCCGCGCTGGACGCCCGCCCCGAGGCCCGGCAGTTCTTCGACGGCCTGTCCTACAGCCAGCGGCGCTGGTTCGTGCTCGGCATCGAAGAAGCCAAGAAACCCGAGACCCGCCGGGCCCGGATCGAGAAAGCCGTCGACCGCCTCGCTTCCGGCCGCGGCCAGCGCTGA
- a CDS encoding alpha/beta fold hydrolase — protein MDKVTSADGTAIAYDRLGNGPAAVLVCGGSVDRMSNAPLAALLAEHYTVYNYDRRGRGDSGDAEVYAVEREFEDLEAVFAAAGGSAHLYGTSSGAALALLAAASGLPVNRLALWEPPYILEGGRPRPPANTAQIFRDFVAAGRRDAAAEYFMAEVVGLPAEFVAMAKASPWWPAQEALAHTLAYDATVMGDYSVPVDALGRVTVPTQVLTGGASWSWMVESNQAVVAGLPDGSHRTLPGQEHTVDAAVMAQALKEFWR, from the coding sequence ATGGACAAGGTCACCTCGGCGGACGGCACCGCGATCGCGTACGACCGGCTCGGCAACGGACCCGCGGCGGTCCTGGTCTGCGGCGGATCCGTGGACCGGATGTCGAACGCGCCGCTGGCCGCGCTGCTGGCGGAGCACTACACCGTCTACAACTACGACCGCCGCGGCCGGGGCGACTCCGGCGACGCCGAGGTCTACGCCGTCGAGCGGGAGTTCGAGGACCTGGAAGCGGTCTTCGCCGCGGCCGGGGGATCGGCCCACCTGTACGGGACGTCGTCCGGCGCCGCGCTGGCGTTGCTGGCGGCAGCGTCGGGACTCCCGGTGAACCGGCTGGCCCTGTGGGAGCCGCCGTACATCCTGGAGGGCGGCCGGCCGCGACCGCCGGCGAACACCGCGCAGATCTTCCGGGACTTCGTCGCGGCGGGCCGCCGGGACGCGGCCGCGGAGTACTTCATGGCCGAGGTGGTCGGGCTGCCGGCCGAGTTCGTGGCGATGGCGAAGGCGTCGCCGTGGTGGCCCGCGCAGGAGGCACTCGCGCACACGCTCGCGTACGACGCGACGGTGATGGGCGACTACTCGGTGCCGGTCGACGCGCTCGGCCGGGTCACCGTGCCGACGCAGGTGCTCACCGGCGGCGCTTCCTGGAGCTGGATGGTCGAGAGCAACCAGGCGGTGGTGGCAGGCTTGCCGGACGGCAGCCACCGGACGCTGCCCGGGCAGGAGCACACCGTGGACGCGGCCGTGATGGCGCAGGCGCTGAAGGAGTTCTGGCGATGA
- a CDS encoding RNA polymerase sigma factor, translating into MTDTHGAIDAVWRIESARIVAGVARIVRDVGLAEELAQDALVTALEQWPDSGVPRNPGAWLMAIAKRRAIDLIRRKETYQRKLAELGHELEIDGDSVEDDVEAILEDTIEDDLLRLVFTACHPVLTTDARVSLTLRLLGGLKTDEIARAFLAPEATIAQRIVRAKRNLAKAGVEFEVPAGDELLDRLSSVLEVVYLIYNEGYSATAGDDWMRPALCNEAMRLGRLLAELMPQEPEVHGLLALMELQSSRAKARIGPSGEPVLLLDQDRRRWDRLLIRRGLESIDRAWALDGQPGPYLLQAAIAACHARSAEADDTDWARIAGLYAVLAQVAPSPVVELNRAVAISMAFGPENGLIAVDALAGEPALKDYHLLPSVRGDLLFKLGRRDEARAEFERAAALTRNERERALLLDRAAAC; encoded by the coding sequence GTGACGGACACGCACGGGGCGATCGACGCGGTCTGGCGGATCGAGTCGGCCAGGATCGTCGCCGGGGTCGCCCGGATCGTGCGCGACGTCGGCCTGGCCGAGGAGCTGGCCCAGGACGCCCTGGTCACCGCGCTCGAGCAGTGGCCCGACTCCGGCGTACCGCGGAACCCCGGCGCCTGGCTGATGGCGATCGCCAAGCGGCGCGCGATCGACCTGATCCGGCGCAAGGAGACCTACCAGCGCAAGCTCGCCGAGCTGGGCCACGAGCTGGAGATCGACGGCGACTCCGTCGAGGACGACGTGGAGGCGATTCTCGAGGACACCATCGAGGACGACCTGCTCCGGCTGGTCTTCACCGCCTGCCACCCGGTGCTCACCACCGACGCCCGGGTCAGCCTGACGCTGCGGCTGCTCGGCGGCCTGAAGACCGACGAGATCGCCCGCGCGTTCCTGGCTCCCGAGGCGACGATCGCGCAGCGGATCGTCCGGGCCAAGCGCAACCTGGCCAAGGCCGGGGTGGAGTTCGAGGTGCCGGCCGGCGACGAACTGCTCGACCGGCTGTCGTCGGTGCTCGAGGTCGTCTACCTGATCTACAACGAGGGCTACTCGGCCACCGCCGGCGACGACTGGATGCGCCCGGCGCTGTGCAACGAGGCGATGCGACTGGGCCGGTTGCTCGCCGAGCTGATGCCGCAAGAGCCCGAGGTGCACGGCCTGCTCGCGCTGATGGAGCTGCAGTCGTCCCGCGCCAAGGCTCGGATCGGGCCGTCCGGCGAGCCGGTGCTGCTGCTCGACCAGGACCGTCGCCGGTGGGACCGGCTGCTGATCCGTCGCGGGCTGGAGAGCATCGACCGGGCCTGGGCGCTCGACGGACAACCCGGTCCGTACCTGCTGCAGGCCGCGATCGCCGCCTGCCACGCCCGCTCCGCCGAGGCCGACGACACCGACTGGGCCCGCATCGCCGGCCTGTACGCCGTGCTGGCGCAGGTGGCGCCGTCGCCGGTGGTCGAGCTGAACCGGGCGGTCGCGATCTCGATGGCGTTCGGGCCGGAGAACGGCCTGATCGCGGTGGACGCGCTGGCCGGCGAACCGGCGCTGAAGGACTACCACCTGCTGCCGAGCGTGCGCGGCGACCTGCTGTTCAAGCTCGGGCGGCGCGACGAGGCCCGGGCCGAGTTCGAGCGGGCCGCCGCTCTGACGCGGAACGAGCGCGAGCGGGCGCTGCTGCTGGACCGGGCCGCGGCCTGCTGA
- a CDS encoding YciI family protein — MRFMIINKSDEQSEAGQMVSDEIAQNVGQLVDELSKAGVLLVAEGVHRSALGARVKVSGGKRTVTDGPFAETKELVGGIIIIDVRSKDEAIEWAARLAEALNDEVEVRRVVDEADFGPDSDLFT; from the coding sequence ATGCGTTTCATGATCATCAACAAGAGCGACGAGCAGAGCGAAGCCGGGCAGATGGTGAGCGACGAGATCGCTCAGAACGTCGGCCAGCTGGTCGACGAGCTGTCCAAGGCCGGCGTGCTGCTGGTGGCCGAGGGCGTGCACCGCAGCGCGCTGGGGGCCCGGGTGAAGGTGTCCGGCGGCAAGCGCACGGTGACCGACGGCCCGTTCGCGGAGACCAAGGAGCTGGTCGGCGGCATCATCATCATCGACGTACGCAGCAAGGACGAGGCGATCGAGTGGGCCGCCCGGCTGGCCGAGGCGCTGAACGACGAGGTCGAGGTCCGCCGGGTCGTCGACGAGGCCGACTTCGGCCCCGATTCCGACCTGTTCACCTGA